The Kribbella amoyensis genomic sequence CTGAACCTCAACCCGAACAAGCAGGATGCGTATCGTCGCCCGATACGCATCCTGCTGGGTTGTGGGGCTACTTCTTGTGGTCGTAGGTGGTCCAGATGGCGCCGGAGTCGGAGGTGATGACGTCGGTGAGGGTCCAGGAGGACGGGTTGAGGCCGTCCTCGAAGTAGCGGATGCCGTTGCCGACGATTTCGGGGGCTACCTGGATCTCCAGGCGGTCGATCTCGTCCTCGGCGAGGAGCTGGGCCAGCAGGTCCTTGCTGGACATGACCCAGATGTCGCCGCCTTCCTGGGTGCGCAGCTCGCGGACGGTGTCGACGAGGGACGCCGTCGCGAGGCGGGAGTTGTTCCAGGGCGTCTCCGTGAGGGTGTGGGAGAAGACGACCTTCTCCACGTCGTCGAGGTACTTGGCGAACTCGCGGTCGCGCGGGTCCGCGTCGGCCATGTCGATCACGGTCGGCCAGAAGCCGCCGAAGCCCTCGTAGTTGCCGCGGCCGAGGAGCGCGGTGCTGCT encodes the following:
- a CDS encoding dihydrofolate reductase family protein, whose product is MSERKVFANMTVSLDGRITGPGGLGDMAPIVPHAITDQSRDSLIRLTQRSSTALLGRGNYEGFGGFWPTVIDMADADPRDREFAKYLDDVEKVVFSHTLTETPWNNSRLATASLVDTVRELRTQEGGDIWVMSSKDLLAQLLAEDEIDRLEIQVAPEIVGNGIRYFEDGLNPSSWTLTDVITSDSGAIWTTYDHKK